Below is a genomic region from Rouxiella chamberiensis.
GCCGCCGATACCCCTTTCGACGCCGAGAGGCTTTCACATCTTATCGGTACCGGCAATCCGCTTAAAATACGGGTCACGGAAACCACCAGCGCGGTAGAAGTGCCCATGCAGGATGTCAACGGGGAAGTTTATCGGGTGCGCAGTCATTTCGTGCATTACAGAGGGCCGAAAGGACAGGCGACCATCATGCCCAACGGCGAGGTCGACCTCTCCGAAGCCCAACACATGCGACGCAATATGCTGCCCGGCATGGCAAGAAAGGCCGGTGAATTTGCGATGTTTGAAATTCCGCCCGAGCAGATGTTGCAACGCACTCGAGGCACTTTCTCTTGTTTTTATCCCCTCGGCGCATCCTTGCACCCGCGCGCCTGATGGCGGCAGGCGTGTAAAAATGCCCGCACGCAACGGCGAACGGGCAATTATCTTCAAAATTTTGTACCTGTACAAAGTTTGGGGGTATCGCCAAAATCAGGCCGAATCCCGCATTCCCCACAATTGCAGGGGATATCGCCTTCCCGACTAACTTTCTCTATTCCCTCAATGTTTTACCGTCTCAGTTGGTTAAATTTCACCACTATTGAGGATGTTTTGCCCAAGTATAGCCTGTGCTAAGTATCTTACCACTTGCTATAAGTGCATGAAAAATATGGTTTTTTTATTCAATCTTTTGTGGCAGTATAGCCGCCTCTTTTCACTAATAGCCTTTTTTCACCTTCGAAGGCTTAATTGGTCTGTTTTATGAACACTTATGCAATTCTGATTTTAGCGTTTGGTATGTCGATGGACGCATTTGCTGCCGCAATTGGCAAAGGCGCCGCACTGCATCGCCCACCGTTAAGAGAAGCATTGCGGACCGGCCTTATCTTTGGCGTCATTGAAGCCATCACGCCGATTATCGGCTGGGGTATCGGCCTCGCTGCCAGTCAGTTCATCATGAGCTGGGACCATTGGGTCGCCTTCATTCTGCTGCTGGTGCTGGGCGTGCGCATGATTATCGAAGGAGTGAAAAAAGAGAAAGTCGAAGAGTGCGACGTGCCGCGTCGCCACGGTTTTTGGCTGTTAGTGACAACCGCGATCGCCACAAGCCTTGACGCAATGGCCGTCGGCGTGGGTCTGGCATTTTTGCAGGTGAACATTCTCGCAATGGCCTTGACCATCGGCGCAGCCACCACGATTATGGCCACCACCGGCATGCTGCTTGGCCGCTTCCTGGGCGCGGCCATTGGAAAATGGGCCGAGATCCTGGGTGGCGTGGTGCTTATCGGCATCGGCTCATCCATATTGGTCGAACATCTGGGCTTGCTGAGCTAAGTCCGATCTTATGGCTTCCCATTGCGCCCTCGTTGATTTTTATTAATCCGAGGGCGCTGTGCATTTTGTACCCTGCGCAATCTAGCCGTCCGGCTCCCTTCCTCTATTTCGTCATCCCCCTTTCTCGGCAAAATACTTTCCAAACAGGAATCGATCAATTAACAAAGAGGCGTGGCAGTTATCGTTCTTCCTATCAATACTTGGCAATGGCTTCGACCCTACACCCGAATGCTCATACCAATAATCTGTTATGGAGAGAACATTGAACAATAACGCGCATAATAATCTCAGCCGACGTTCGTTCGTACTGGGAATGGCTGCCCTCGGCGCTTTCGCAGGAATCACCCGACACGCATTGGCGTCTCCCGAAAAATCCCCCTTGGCAGAAGCTTCACGCCGCCTGCGGGTGCCTGCGACTGCCATCATCATATTTATGACGCCCGATTTCCCACGGTACCCGGCGCAACATTAACCCCGCCGCCGGCCACCGTTTCGGATTATCGTCTTTTGCAACATCGGCTTGGCACGACGCGCAACGTCAT
It encodes:
- the mntP gene encoding manganese efflux pump MntP, which translates into the protein MNTYAILILAFGMSMDAFAAAIGKGAALHRPPLREALRTGLIFGVIEAITPIIGWGIGLAASQFIMSWDHWVAFILLLVLGVRMIIEGVKKEKVEECDVPRRHGFWLLVTTAIATSLDAMAVGVGLAFLQVNILAMALTIGAATTIMATTGMLLGRFLGAAIGKWAEILGGVVLIGIGSSILVEHLGLLS